One genomic window of Luteitalea pratensis includes the following:
- a CDS encoding glycoside hydrolase family 2 protein, whose protein sequence is MVTASEHQVDAHDYPRPQLRRAPWRRLDGLWEFAADQGGTWQDPTAVTWHGSIRVPFAPETAASGIAHVGYVRNCWYRRTLEPWDADGGRILLHFGAVDYRAAVWVDGVLVATHEGGYTPFHCDITTHMGGGQPVTLVVRAEDDPLDLAKPRGKQDWLPQPHSIWYPRTTGIWQSVWMERVPATWLARLRWTPSLLDWALQLECWFAGAVTEPMHLDVTIRAGDRLLAADSYGLTGDELSRRIGFSDPGIDDSRNELLWSPEHPQLLDVRLELKADTGEIIDTVCSYTALREVSVSADRFVLNGRPYYLRMVLDQGYWPASGSTAPDDEALRQDVALAKAMGFNGVRKHQKIEDPRYLYWADRLGLLVWEEMPSAYRFTSSSVQRLTEEWFEVLARDRSHPCIVAWVPFNESWGVPNLPDNAAHRHYVHALYHLTRTLDPHRPVVGNDGWESSATDIIGIHDYDPNPERIRARYYSDDVVPGLFRKEQPGGRVLVLEGHANLEHPIVLTEFGGIACSGDPTTWGYSRCDNGEALQSAYSILLQTVQESRIFAGFCYTQFADTYQEANGLLRADRTPKFPLADMYRATRGLSVP, encoded by the coding sequence ATGGTCACCGCCTCTGAGCACCAGGTGGATGCACACGACTATCCGCGACCGCAATTACGTCGCGCTCCGTGGCGGCGGCTGGACGGACTCTGGGAGTTCGCCGCCGACCAGGGCGGGACGTGGCAGGATCCGACGGCAGTCACTTGGCACGGCTCGATACGGGTCCCGTTCGCTCCCGAAACCGCGGCTAGCGGCATTGCGCACGTGGGTTACGTGAGGAACTGCTGGTACCGCCGCACGCTCGAGCCATGGGACGCGGATGGTGGGCGCATCCTCCTTCATTTCGGGGCCGTGGACTACCGAGCCGCGGTATGGGTCGACGGTGTGCTGGTTGCAACCCATGAAGGCGGCTACACGCCCTTCCATTGCGACATCACGACGCACATGGGAGGCGGCCAACCGGTCACGCTCGTCGTGCGCGCGGAGGATGATCCCCTTGACCTCGCCAAGCCACGAGGCAAGCAGGATTGGCTGCCCCAGCCGCACTCGATCTGGTATCCGCGTACCACCGGCATCTGGCAGTCCGTGTGGATGGAACGCGTACCCGCGACGTGGCTCGCACGACTGCGCTGGACGCCGAGCCTCCTCGACTGGGCATTGCAGCTGGAGTGCTGGTTCGCGGGAGCCGTGACCGAACCCATGCACCTCGATGTGACGATACGTGCCGGCGATCGCTTGCTTGCCGCCGACTCGTACGGGCTGACAGGTGACGAGCTGTCGAGACGAATTGGCTTCTCCGATCCCGGTATTGACGACTCACGCAATGAACTCCTGTGGAGCCCCGAGCATCCGCAATTGCTCGACGTCCGTCTCGAACTGAAGGCCGATACGGGCGAGATTATCGACACGGTGTGCAGCTACACCGCTCTGCGGGAGGTGTCCGTCAGTGCTGACCGCTTCGTCCTGAACGGTCGCCCATACTACCTTCGTATGGTCCTTGATCAGGGCTACTGGCCAGCGTCAGGCAGCACCGCACCCGACGACGAGGCCCTGCGGCAGGACGTGGCCCTGGCCAAGGCGATGGGCTTCAATGGCGTCCGCAAGCACCAGAAGATCGAAGACCCTCGATATCTGTACTGGGCCGATCGTCTGGGGTTGCTGGTCTGGGAGGAGATGCCCAGCGCCTACCGATTCACGTCCTCGTCAGTTCAACGCCTCACAGAGGAGTGGTTCGAAGTGCTTGCGCGTGACCGCAGCCACCCCTGCATCGTCGCGTGGGTCCCGTTCAACGAATCGTGGGGCGTGCCGAATCTGCCCGACAATGCCGCCCACCGGCATTACGTGCATGCGCTCTATCACCTCACGCGCACGCTGGACCCTCACCGGCCCGTCGTCGGGAATGACGGCTGGGAAAGCAGTGCGACCGACATCATCGGCATCCACGACTACGACCCGAACCCCGAGCGAATCCGCGCACGCTATTACTCGGACGACGTGGTTCCGGGCCTCTTCCGCAAGGAGCAGCCCGGTGGGCGCGTCCTCGTGTTGGAGGGGCACGCAAACCTCGAGCATCCGATTGTTCTCACCGAGTTCGGCGGTATAGCCTGCTCAGGCGATCCGACCACATGGGGCTACTCGCGATGCGACAACGGCGAGGCTCTGCAATCGGCCTATTCAATCCTGTTGCAGACCGTACAGGAGTCGCGCATCTTTGCCGGGTTCTGCTACACGCAGTTTGCCGATACCTATCAGGAGGCCAACGGACTGCTTCGCGCGGACCGGACCCCGAAATTCCCGTTAGCCGACATGTACCGAGCGACTCGGGGTCTTTCGGTGCCCTGA
- a CDS encoding response regulator, translated as MPIAVGLLMDHDAHGRQALAAGLRRRGMQIIEAGTATEAFELAQFGRLQFVVANSDRHPDAINLCRDLRASTATAALFILLLSSEAGQAEAVATAGATMLMAKPVSAEAIAATIHRMLPNLANDIVDGHRL; from the coding sequence ATGCCGATAGCCGTGGGATTGTTAATGGATCATGACGCTCACGGTCGACAAGCGCTGGCCGCGGGCCTTCGTCGCCGGGGAATGCAGATCATCGAGGCGGGCACGGCAACCGAGGCTTTCGAATTGGCTCAGTTCGGGCGGCTGCAGTTTGTGGTAGCTAATAGCGACAGACATCCAGACGCAATCAACTTGTGCCGGGATCTCCGCGCATCAACCGCTACTGCAGCGCTTTTCATCCTGCTGTTGAGCAGTGAAGCAGGGCAGGCAGAGGCAGTAGCTACCGCCGGTGCGACCATGCTCATGGCCAAGCCGGTCTCCGCGGAGGCCATAGCTGCAACCATCCACCGAATGCTTCCCAACCTTGCCAACGACATCGTTGATGGTCACCGCCTCTGA
- a CDS encoding beta-glucosidase, with protein MTRQGVRLDMLAATQHDHFVQDDYARLASVNISTVRDTIRWHLVEPSPGVFDFSSVQPYAAAAHAQRVQVVWDLLHYGVPPHVDTMAPDFAVRFASYAGAVARFLASRTIGTPFYTPINEISFYAWAAAEVGWFHPYLIGRGPEMKRQLVRAWIAAVDAIRAVSPDARFVSVEPLIHIVPPRGRLDWEGQAEAAREAQFEAWDMLVGQRDPYLGGASRYLDVIGVNFYHDNEWEEPGNVRLLWHVLPRDPRWVPFHALVQDAYRRYRRPMVVGETSHVGEGRSEWIREMTEEVVLALHAGVPIEGICLYPILDRFEWEDSTHWHNSGLWDLAREADGTLRRVLNEPYAAALGRSQLRLATVGCK; from the coding sequence ATGACGCGTCAGGGCGTCCGTCTCGACATGCTGGCGGCGACGCAGCACGACCACTTCGTGCAGGACGACTACGCACGACTCGCCAGCGTGAACATCAGCACCGTCCGCGATACCATCCGCTGGCATCTGGTCGAACCGTCACCGGGTGTGTTCGACTTCTCCTCCGTGCAGCCTTACGCCGCTGCCGCACACGCCCAGCGCGTTCAGGTCGTGTGGGATCTTCTTCACTACGGCGTCCCCCCGCACGTGGACACCATGGCCCCTGACTTCGCGGTTCGCTTCGCGAGTTACGCGGGCGCGGTCGCGCGCTTCCTGGCCTCGCGCACCATTGGGACGCCCTTTTACACGCCGATCAACGAAATCTCGTTTTACGCGTGGGCAGCCGCCGAGGTCGGGTGGTTCCACCCATACCTGATCGGTCGTGGTCCCGAGATGAAACGGCAGTTGGTGCGCGCGTGGATTGCGGCGGTCGACGCCATTCGCGCGGTCAGTCCAGACGCACGGTTCGTCTCGGTCGAGCCGCTCATTCATATCGTGCCGCCGCGGGGGCGGCTCGACTGGGAAGGTCAGGCCGAGGCGGCGCGGGAGGCCCAGTTCGAAGCGTGGGACATGCTGGTCGGCCAGAGAGATCCGTACCTCGGGGGCGCGAGCCGATATCTCGACGTGATCGGCGTGAACTTCTATCACGACAACGAATGGGAGGAGCCGGGCAACGTCCGTCTGCTCTGGCACGTGCTGCCACGAGACCCGCGGTGGGTACCCTTTCACGCGTTGGTCCAGGACGCGTACCGCCGGTACCGTCGCCCGATGGTGGTCGGCGAGACGAGCCACGTCGGCGAGGGACGGAGCGAATGGATTCGCGAAATGACGGAGGAAGTGGTGTTGGCACTCCACGCGGGGGTGCCTATCGAGGGCATCTGCCTCTACCCCATCCTCGATCGCTTCGAGTGGGAGGATTCCACGCACTGGCATAACAGTGGGTTGTGGGACCTCGCGCGTGAGGCGGACGGCACCCTTCGGCGGGTACTCAACGAACCATACGCGGCCGCCCTGGGGCGGAGTCAGCTGCGACTGGCCACCGTTGGGTGCAAGTAG
- the glf gene encoding UDP-galactopyranose mutase: MAFDYLIVGAGFAGSVLAERLARVADKRVLLIDKRSHIGGNAYDHYDDAGVHVHRYGPHIFHTNAREVFDYLSRFTEWRPYEHRVRASVDGQLLPIPINLDTVNRLYGLNLSSPEVEGFFSAAAERCDKITTSEDVIVNRVGRELYEKFFRNYTRKQWGMDPSELDAQVTARVPVRTNRDDRYFTDTYQAMPRAGYTRMFERMLAHRNIKVMLNTSYAEIADEISYGELIYTGPIDEFFGYRYGKLPYRSLRFQFETIETPQAQPVAVINYPNHHPYTRTTEFKHLTGQVHPKTTIVYEYPQAEGDPYYPVPKPENALLYQQYKALADAAVSVHFVGRLATYKYYNMDQVTAQALTLFAKLASVPRAERAALPEAEGAVA; this comes from the coding sequence ATGGCCTTCGACTACTTGATTGTCGGCGCGGGATTCGCGGGCAGCGTGCTGGCCGAGCGCCTGGCGCGCGTCGCGGACAAGCGCGTCCTGCTCATCGACAAGCGGTCGCACATCGGCGGCAACGCGTACGACCACTACGACGACGCCGGTGTTCACGTGCACCGGTACGGTCCGCACATCTTTCACACCAATGCGCGGGAGGTGTTCGACTATCTCTCGCGGTTCACGGAGTGGCGGCCCTACGAGCATCGCGTGCGCGCGTCGGTGGACGGGCAGCTCCTGCCTATCCCCATCAACCTCGATACGGTGAACCGCCTGTACGGACTCAACCTCAGTTCGCCCGAGGTGGAAGGGTTCTTCAGCGCTGCCGCGGAACGTTGCGACAAGATCACGACCTCGGAGGACGTGATCGTGAACCGCGTCGGTCGTGAACTGTACGAGAAGTTCTTCCGCAACTACACCCGCAAGCAGTGGGGGATGGACCCCTCGGAACTTGACGCGCAGGTCACGGCCCGAGTACCGGTGCGGACCAATCGCGATGATCGCTATTTCACCGACACGTACCAGGCGATGCCGCGCGCTGGTTATACGCGGATGTTCGAGCGGATGCTGGCGCATCGCAACATCAAGGTGATGCTGAATACATCGTATGCAGAAATCGCGGACGAAATCTCCTACGGTGAGCTCATCTACACTGGTCCGATCGATGAGTTCTTCGGTTATCGCTACGGCAAACTTCCCTATCGCTCGCTGCGGTTCCAGTTCGAGACCATCGAGACGCCGCAGGCCCAGCCAGTCGCCGTGATCAACTACCCGAACCATCATCCGTACACGCGCACCACCGAGTTCAAGCACCTGACGGGACAGGTCCATCCCAAGACCACCATCGTGTACGAGTACCCGCAGGCTGAAGGCGACCCGTACTACCCGGTGCCGAAGCCCGAAAACGCGCTTCTCTACCAGCAGTACAAGGCACTGGCGGACGCCGCGGTCAGTGTGCACTTCGTGGGTCGCCTGGCCACCTACAAGTACTACAACATGGACCAGGTCACCGCGCAGGCGCTGACACTGTTCGCCAAGCTGGCCAGTGTCCCGCGGGCCGAACGCGCGGCGCTGCCGGAAGCAGAGGGAGCGGTCGCCTAG
- a CDS encoding glycosyltransferase family 1 protein: MSNSGEAMSDLICFSHLRWHFVWQRPQHLLSRASQDRRVWFVEEPQTAEGEPRLEIVPVNPQLSVVTPQLPLRLDEAAQRLALQGLMESWWRTRAFDMPLTWYYTPMAWAFSSTLPAGVVVYDCMDELSLFQGAPPALRALEQQLLARADLVFTGGRSLYEAKKHQHKSVHAFPSSVDVGHFAAARHWRGARPLDQDGVPRPRIGFFGVIDERLDIGLLRGLAAVRPDYHFVMLGPTAKVDPASLPSAPNVHYLGMKGYDELPAYLAGWDVAMLPFARNDATRFISPTKTPEYLAAGRPVVSTSIADVVEPYGERGFVRIADDPWTFARAIDNALADGPERLQRVDTFLSTMSWDRTWQGMQALIEMASRPVAPTGRPGSTHAGPTDPVFAGPAA; the protein is encoded by the coding sequence ATGAGCAACTCCGGGGAAGCCATGTCCGACCTCATTTGCTTCTCGCATCTGCGATGGCACTTCGTGTGGCAGCGCCCTCAACACTTGCTGAGCCGCGCGTCGCAGGACCGCCGTGTGTGGTTTGTCGAGGAGCCGCAGACTGCCGAAGGCGAGCCGCGACTCGAGATTGTTCCCGTCAATCCGCAGCTCTCGGTCGTGACACCGCAACTGCCGTTGCGACTCGACGAGGCGGCACAACGCCTGGCATTGCAGGGGTTGATGGAGTCCTGGTGGCGTACGCGGGCTTTTGACATGCCGCTCACCTGGTACTACACGCCCATGGCGTGGGCGTTCTCCAGCACACTGCCTGCAGGCGTCGTGGTGTACGACTGCATGGACGAACTGTCGCTGTTTCAGGGTGCTCCGCCCGCACTCCGCGCCTTGGAGCAGCAACTGCTTGCGCGGGCCGACCTCGTCTTCACCGGCGGCCGAAGCCTCTACGAGGCCAAGAAGCACCAGCACAAGTCGGTGCATGCCTTTCCCAGCAGCGTGGACGTCGGCCATTTCGCTGCGGCGCGTCATTGGCGCGGTGCACGTCCGCTGGATCAGGATGGCGTGCCACGCCCACGCATCGGATTCTTCGGCGTGATTGATGAACGGCTCGACATCGGCCTGCTGCGCGGCCTCGCGGCAGTGCGACCTGACTACCACTTCGTGATGCTGGGGCCGACCGCCAAGGTCGATCCCGCGTCGTTGCCGTCTGCACCCAATGTCCACTACCTCGGCATGAAAGGCTATGACGAGCTTCCTGCGTATCTGGCGGGGTGGGACGTCGCCATGCTGCCGTTCGCGCGGAACGACGCGACGCGGTTCATCAGCCCGACCAAGACGCCCGAGTACCTGGCCGCTGGGCGTCCGGTCGTGTCCACCTCCATCGCCGACGTGGTGGAGCCGTACGGCGAGCGGGGCTTCGTGCGGATCGCTGACGATCCGTGGACCTTCGCCCGCGCCATCGACAATGCGCTTGCAGACGGCCCCGAGCGACTGCAGCGGGTTGATACGTTCCTCTCGACGATGTCTTGGGACCGGACGTGGCAGGGCATGCAGGCCTTAATCGAGATGGCATCGCGACCGGTCGCGCCAACGGGGCGTCCGGGCTCCACCCACGCAGGCCCGACTGACCCTGTGTTTGCCGGCCCAGCCGCATAA